In Arenicella xantha, the genomic window CAACCCTTAAAGACATTACGATAGTTCTGCGCAATTTCTTGCTTAAGGTCAGTACAATCAAAGGCACGGTGGGCCGCGACACAATTCGCGTATGAGTCGTGTGTTAGAAACGCATGACTCTCTGCATCTATCTCAACGTGAAACTGATCAGTATTGTTCATATAAAAATATTGATTGATTTCTGAATTAATCATCAATACCAATAGTCTAGGCTCCATTGACGCGACAACCATGAACTTATGCTTGGGTGGGGTAGTGAAATCACAAAACTTATATATCACCGACCCAACTCTCAAGTTGTTTACTGCTAAAGTGGACAACGGATTGTGACCAACTTGCATACAGCTTTCCTTGCCAGAAACACTCCGTAACAAACAGATGCTCTAGTTATACCTATTCTGATTCAGATTAATAAGAGCATCACTATTTTGAAGCGTAGATAGAATCGCTTCGACTGGAATTAGTTGATTGCGCTGAGTGGCCTCCCATGCGGAATCATGACTTAACTCACCTAAGTCCTCTGTTTCACTTAGAGCAATCACTTCATCTAAACAAAGCAGATCAGACCCGCTAAACAAATCCTCGTCTGCTTCTCGCTCAGCACGAAGAACATGCTCCTCCACGAACCTTACAGGGGACTCAATAGAGAGCGGAAGCTCACTTCCTGCTTTAATGGCTTTGATAAGGTCATAAGCTGCCGATGGCACAGGGCCACGCTGCATAGCCGAGTATGTATCATCAAAAATAAAGCGCCCATAGCGTTCCATATGTAACTTGTCAGCAAGGTAAAATACCTTCAAGACGTTATACATATTTCGCTTATGAGTTGGAGCGCGTTTCGCTATGTAAGCAAACGCTTCAAGGGTTCTTGAAATGCTCTCCTTCTGGATATTGTTCATAATCTATAAATAATCGAATAGAACTCCGAGTTACACACATATGATAGGGCCTATCAGAATGAAACTAAAGGCCATTTGCGTAGAAAGCCAAACGCAAGACGCGAGAGCAACCTTCAAATTCAAGCGTGAAAATCAAAAGGGGTGATTCTCTGAAGCACCTTAACCCACAACAAATAGCTAACAAGGTTTCCATAACTTGAGCGACTAGCTCGACATCAGGCCCTGCGCCCTACAACCATCAATCAAGACTAAGTTAGCACGACCAACTCTCTATTTTCAGTCTGCAATATATTGATTTTAATAAGAAAAGATGGTGGCTATGGGTGGAATAGCCACCATACCGTTGTAAGTCATTGTTTTCATGGTCTTACGATACTTCAGAACTGCAATGTATACGACCGTTGTAACAGACTAGATCAACCATACTTTAGTCGTCTACATCTACGAACAGCTTCTCTAACTCCGTTGGTTCATGTCGTGTCGAGATTTCTGGTGCTGAGTCATGTTCTGGAGTCTCGTATTGCTCGTATAAGTCAGCAACATAATTGTCAATCTCCTTAGCTACGGCCTGCATAACTCCTGCCAATTGATCTTCAGGATAAATTCTTTCAGCAAAATTTTTGAGGTCGTCAGCAATAGGTTCAAAGTGATTTTCTGGGTCATAGTCAGAATCCCAACTATCCTTAAATTGGTCTAGATAGTAAGGGACGTTACCAAATACCTTTTCTTGGACTTCAAGCAATATTCCTTCTAACTCTTCCTCGGTCAGCAAGTCAGATATCGTGTAGTCGTCGATAACACTCGAATCAGCCTCAGTCGTTGCAGCTATTCTTGCGCTCTCAACAAATATTACTCTCCTTTGTTCGTCAATTAACCCTTGCTCATTCAAGGCACAGAATAGCGTAACGTCGCGGTCATCCCTCAATGGCGCATAAAACCAGTTAAACCTTTCTAATATTGACGGTCGAGCGTCAATAACCTTTTTCGAAAACTTTTGATTTGACCTATACGAAAGAAATGTACAAAGCCTGCTTTCAGGAATGCTTGAAAGGCGATCAAATAATAAATTATGCCGTGAATCAGGTATCACCACCGATACCCCACCGAGCTTACAACCTGCACATACAACTTCTTTTAGGATTGAATCTGTACTTGCACCTTTTAAATAGATATCAATTAACTCTGGAGTGCTCGCAACATAACTTGAGAAGGCATCACTAATTGTGGGGTGCTTATATGTCCAAAATGATCCTGTATCTCGTTCCATCAACACAAGTAGACTTCCGTTCAGTGCATCTAATTGGTCTCTAACGTCTGCTGCGGGAACACCGAATGCATCTGCTGCCCCCTTAAGCTTACACGGCGTAACAGGTGACTCAACTTCTCCCTCATTCAGAAATATGAGACCAATCGCAGCCTTGCAATCAGCAGCTAAATTAAAAATCGTATCTCTTAGAAACTGCTGGGGATTTTCAAAAAAACCACTGACGCTTTCCTGCGAAACATAAAGCTCTTTAGTGAAAAAATGAGACCCAAGCCTTCGTGCTGACTCTGGAAGAAAACTTTTTTTACCACACACTTCGGGTAAATATGGTTTAACTTTAGAAATGAATTTCTTATCTTGGTCTCCAAGCTTAAGATGATTGTAAAGTATTTGAGCTTTTTCTTGCTCTGAAAGCTCTTCAACATTGATGATCACCTGACTTTGTGTGAGCGCAGGAAGAGCATGTAATTTTAAATCTTTCTGCGCAGAGTTCCAAATATAGTCTCTCGAAGTTATTAGGAACTTTGACCCTGCGTGCATAGCCGCCTGCATCAATGGAAATATTTGATTCCACGCTTCAGTCCTATCTTTTTGGTATTGAGTATTGCCCCATGCATCATCGATCCAAAAAAATTGATTTGCTGCGGAACTTAAATGCCGTTTCACATCCTCTGGTGAGGTTGCCCTGATAGTTGCAGATTTCCAAATATCTGATGCACCAATTGCTAAGCTAGCACCGATGGTCGACTTTCCAGCCGCTGGTGCGCCTAACAACAGGACAAAATTATATGAAGTTATAGCTTTGACACTCTTTTTGTGGGCATCCGTAATCACCAATTTCTCAAGATCATTTCCCATTGCACTCAATATTAATCTTGCTTGATCGTATGCTCTGGCATCAAGCAATTCACTAAGGTCCCCTAGACCATAAAGGCGAGGCGCCATCATTCGCAAATTCGGAGTGGTCTTGATTTTTTTGACTATCCAACCATGATCAAATACACGACAATTACCTGCTCCAGCTTTTTTAAAAGCTATCTTTATCTTTAACTCGCTGACTCCCGTAATCTTGTGATTGGTCAAGATGATGTAGTCTTTGACTAATCCCTCGCTGGCTAGTTTACGAACTTTCTCAATTTCGCCAGACAGCATAGAGAGTGTTAAATTAAGATCAGGCTTAGACGTGAATTTACACTGAATAGTGGACTCTCCAGCATTGTCGTCATCCTCGCTCCACGCTCCGACAAACGCACCATCGCGTCCACCATCATTTGTATCCAAAAAACTTTGAACGGGTCGTTTTAGACATTCCTCAGCGATCACGAGCGAGATATCTTGAAAGGCTTTCCACCCGAGAAGATGCAGAGGATATTCTGAGTTTTGTGATAACAGTGAAATCATCGGTTTGGCTCTATCAAATTTGCTTTGGTTTCAGAGAAGCAATGATTAGTTAAAGCTTCTCTTTCTAAATTGCGATATCGAGATTCAGCGCACTTAACCAGATTTTTCAACAACGTCATTAACCTTATCGATAATAGCGATAATTTCTGGGTCTAGGCTGTCACCATTTTTTTGCATTAGCCTAGCTCCCTTCGCCCCCAGCACCTGCTTTATACGTTCCTTAGAGCCCATTTTGGCTCGATTCCAGAGCAATGCTGAATAACCAGAAATTCTAGCATCACCCGACCAATTTGGATCAAAGTCGCTATCAGTTAAAGGCGGGTCAGGTTGAAATTCAGAGTTGAATACTTCAAGAGCTATGGAAGGTGGAAAATAGTCTTCAATTGTCCCTTTAGAGAGGACGAAAATTTCTCGAATATTTGCCAATCCGCCAGCAGCCATCCTGTGTTCTAACTCGCTCTTTGTGCCCTGAGCATCGTTGTCTAAAACAATCACACACGGAATATCATAACTATTCAACAAATCGACAATTAACGAAGTCTTAGTATTATCTGAACCGCCAATATTGATTAAGGCTATTCCTAATCTAAATTCACTAAGACCCTGCATCTCCAAAAATGTCGGAAAACTCTCCTCTTCGGTATTACCTTCAACTAGTAAGGCACAATTGCCCCCTCCTTTTAGTAATGCGTCCGAAGCTCGAATACCCAAATCATCTCTGACCGAAGAGAGTTCATCCGCCCTAAAACTTCGACTAACGGTATTTCCCTGTATTGTTCTACTTAAAAGCACGTTACTTTCATATTTACTTCGGTCTATGAATACTGGGGAGTGAGTTGTAACAATGACTTGAGTGTTTTCACTAATTTCTTGGATCACACTAAGTAATTGCCTTTGAGCTTTGGGATGTAAGCTATTCTCGGGTTCTTCCATCGCAAATATGAATGTACCCAAAACGTTGGTCTTGGCAATAAGTCTAAATAGAGCGATTATGAGGTTACTTTGTGTGCCCGCTCCTCGGTCTTCAATATTTATGTTACTAGCACGATCGTCAGATAAAGAAATTGAAAATTTGACTCCCTCTGTAGGATCAATCGTCAGTTCATCGAAACCGACTTTAAAAGACTCGTTATTGAGCTGCTCTCTAAGGAACGCCTCAATATCTAAGCGAGGCTCAGTCAGTGATTCTCTAAGAACAGCAATAACCTCCTCCAACTGAGTTCTCGATCCTTGCTCTTCAATTGCTATCTTCATTCTTGCTCTCAACAACTTCCCCAACATTGCCGCTTTATTCATAGAAAATTGAATATTTAAATCACGTCTAACTGGGATGAAGTGGAAGTTATCTGACGAAAACCATTTTGATTGAACGTTGCTGGGCACAGTCAAGACAGTATTATCCGATAGCTCTGCTTGCCATGTCGCATTTTGATTAAACTTAAATAGCTTGTTAATTACAACGCTTCCATCGTCTCGCAAGAAGGGTTGGATAAGATCGCAATCGCCAAAACTCTTAAACGTAATTACAATCGATATATCAACATCAGTCTCATCCTTATACCAATCTTTAGAAGAGCTTAACTTTTTCACCCCAAAGAATGTTTCTAATGCAATTAGGAAAGACGTCTTCCCTACATCGTTTTCGCCAATTAGCACGCTGAATTTTTCAATTGGCACACTAACGTTCTTCAGCGCTCTAAAGTTTTTAATGTCAACATTTACGATTTGCATAAGCCCTCCTCAGAGCATAATAACGCTTCGCCAAACCATATACATACTCATCTCCCCATCAGCAGCTATACATGTTCTCAGGGCGAGCCACGTGCAATATTTCACCATTTTCGACACCAGTTAAAAATAGAGAAACGCTTCTTCATAAAGCCCTTGTTATGCAAATTTTTGGCCTTTTCGAACAGTCGGTCTTTATCCATTATCATGAACCTTTACGATTCATTTAACCTTGTCCTTTATCCATTGCCTAACGCTGCCTTTGTAAATAGGTGTTGCGCCATGGTTAATTAAGAAGCTAACCACATCACCACAATATGATCAATAGGTTAAAGGATCAAACTCGGACAGGGGTAAACTTGACCCACTAACAAAAACTTCATCATCATGAACATCAGAGAATAGGTGCTGAAGTTTTACGTACTCTAAACGACTAAGGGTAGAGGCTTTTTTATTTGCCATCTTTCGCCTCTATATGCCTGCACTTCGGAAAGGCGCTGCATGCCCAAAACTCCTTGCCTACATTCTTTCCTTTTTTGGCAATTTTCATCGCCATGCTAGAAGAGCATTTCGGGCAAACTTTTTCAGAAGTTGATTTGACACTAGCTATCTCTGGAGCTGATTTTCTTCCAGCAAATTCTGGGGCAATCTTAGCTTTGATCGATTCTATTTGAGGCAAATGTGCAGACAAAACCTCATTAATATCTGTTACTTGATATGTAGCTTTGGCGGGGATTTGGACTAGTGGCATTCCTGCCGATTTGCACGCACTTTCTAAGAATCTATCTCTTTCTTTTCCCTTCTTAGAATTATGACTTTTATCGTTTAATTCAATAGCACAGATAGGCGAAAGATCATCTTTATCGCAAATTATGAAGTCAAAATGCTTACTAGATATCTTATTGAACGCCTTTTGCCAAGCACTCCTATCTTGGCCTTTTCTAGGCGTTATGACATCGGCAACTCGAACCTTTCCAAATACCTCGAACTTATTTGTCAGGGAGAGTTTTAGAACTCCTAGGAATGACCTCTCAGCTGCTGTAAACAAAATATTGAGTTTTTGATACTGTAGGTTTCCAGCACCCTGAAGTTTCCTTGGCGATTGCTTTACAATTATTGCAAATGCAATAAGTACAATTACTATAGTGAATGCAGCGATCAGTATCGAATCCATGATCTTTCTATCTCTTGTCTAAATTGAAATTTCCACCCAAGTAAGCCAATTGGATTGGTTCCAAAACAATTATTACTGTTGGAGTTTATATTCAAACATGAGCTAACACCTCACTCAAGTATTTTTCACCAATCCCCATAGTCAATTGAAATCAGATTGCTCATCGATAATTTTAAGTAATTTAAATGGACTGCTCGCTAGCACTACGACTCTGATCTATATGCAGTGATGAATCACTTTTAGTTAGATTCTACTTCGAGATCATCAGGTGCCCTCTCGAATTTTTTGCACAAGTGATTACGGTGGGGAATAAGAAATAGCTTGTTATCGACCTTATTAGCCGAGTGCCTGCACCTCCAACCCAGCCCTAGCCCGACAAGCCGCAGACAGTATCTACAAATTGAACAAGACATATCACCTTCGTAAGTGTACTCGTGATCGGTTGAATGAGTGTGGTTGATGTTTTCACCCCATATAAATACAAGTGATGAGTTGTTTAATCTTAGTTTGGGATTGAGGGGGCGGGATGTCGAACTCAACTTGGCATCTCGCTCCCCGTGGCTTCCTAACGTCCCTCAATATTGTAAAACATATAAATACGCAATGAGGGGGAGAAACCAGCAAAATTGAAAAATTTATAAATACACCTTGAGATAGTAGAAAACGAGCACACCACCGTAGGACAACTTCTCCCTCGAGCCGCTGATTCAAAACCATTTAGGATAGCTCCCTATATTAGGTTAGTTGCACCCACAGTAAACTTAACCTCATAAAAATTATTAAAATGACTATAAAAACTGAAGGAAATACTCATATAAATCATCAGCTTTCCCTATCAACAAAAAATGATTTTATTAATAAAAGGAATAAGCGATTTAATTTTTCAAAACACGAATTTAATGAATTCAGCTCTCGCACCCAAGAATATTTAGATAAAACGAATACTAGAATAGCAAGACATGATGTTATTAAATGGATAAAGAGTGAGAAACCTATTGCTGCTATTACAATGGTTTTTAATTGTGCAATTAATCACGATCAAAGCATCGATCTTCTAAATCGCTTTTATGGCTGCCTATGTAAATATCAATTTGGCAGAACTTACAAAAAGAGAAATGAATTCATTTCGATGTTTGCGTTTCTCGAGAATGCTGTTAAGGATAAAAACAAGCAAACGTCCCTAAAACACGAAGATTCAAACCACTTTCATCTAATTTTATGTGATGACAATGCCATCTTCGATGACACTAGTTCCATAGTTATAGATATCGAATCTGCCAGATGCCAAGCAAATAGTGATTTTAAAAAGGCCATGTTGGCCGATAACACTGATAAGTGTTTTGTCCCGCAAATAACAAGATGCAAAGTTCAGGAATACTTCAATCATGGTGATGATGGACTGGAAAACTATGTAACCAAGAATCTCGAAAACCACGCTAGAAATAATGATCTGAAATTTGATCAAATAGCCTATCCTAGCATCGAGGGCTTCACCTTCGGAGAAAGAGTATATAACTAGCACTCAAACCGCCTCATTGCCCGCGCAAGCCGCGCGACAGCACACAGAGGCCACTTCCTGAATCAGCCGAACTTAGAGCCCCAGAGAGCGAGTCACCCCCCCTAGACGCCGCAATAGACACACCCACACGCCACCTGAAATCAAAAGACGACACTGAACATGAATTTCAGATATAACGTTTCAATATCAATGGTTTAGCTAAATAAAATTCATTTATCAAATCATTTCAATAAGTTAATGTTATGGACTATCTGATTCTCATGTTGATTGATTAAAACTCAAAGGCATCCGTTTTTCTGGACTTATAAATACTCATATAACGATTAATCACAAACAACATTGAGTAGGAAACCAATAATGAAAACTAATCTTAATAACTCGTCCAATGAGCTCTCATCTCTAGAAGAATATCAACTACAAAAAATGAACTTTATGGGCATGAGACTGCGCTATTTTGAACAACTGCAACCAAGGCTAAAACGGTATATTTCGGCCGCTTGCGGAAAACCAAACGCCGACAAAATACATAGCTGGATCAGGTCAGAAAAACCAATCATACATCTTACTTTTTCAATTAATGGAATGGTCAGCAGTGCTGAATCAATATATATTTTGAACAGATTTTATGAACGACTTAACCAAAGCATCGGCCCAACAAAAGATGGATGCACTCGCTTATATGCTTTCTCGAGTGATTTACTACTAGATCAAAGTCTATCCAGAACCAATTTTTCTAGTTCTACTAATATTGAAGCCATTTTTTGCGACCCCGATTCTATTTTCACTAATCCTGAATTGATAAAATCGCTAATACGCGATGCTTTAATATGGGCTATTAATGAAATGAAAACATGGAAGGGCTTTGTAGATGACACTGAAATCATCAATTTAACAATAGCCGACATCCCCATGAATCAGGCTTTCAAAACTAGACACTTTGATTTACGTACGAGCGTAGAGTTTGATTGCATCGGATTTCCGAGTAACGGTGGCATCCGATTTAGCCGTGCTATAAGTGACTAAATCAAATTCATGCTACCTCTTGATTTTTTTGGCTTGTTCTTGGGTTAATTCACTTACTAACACCGCGCTTGCTTCATCGAATACCTTAAGCAACGTATACAAGTTTCGATGCTCCCGTTGAATCATTTCATCTTGTTTATCTAGCTCTATGATCAACGCCCTACAACTAGGATCCGATGCAGCATCAAAACCCATAAGCATGTGATGAATTAACCTGTTTCGTTCAGAAACCAAGAATGAAAACGCTGCTTTTTGTTGAGCTAAAGAGCTATCTTCATTGTCGATCTTGAAACTGAGGGACACCCATGGTTCGTCCCTTCCTTCAGGATACTTATGAATATCCTCGACGCTTCTATCAAAGGATTTGAAATACTCTTTAGCTAGCACTCCCATCGTTTTGTTTTCAATCGACATTTTACGCTGAACCAACGTCTCTGAAACTTTGCTCACGGGTGATTGAAAATTACTTGCACCGACAAATTGCTTCAACATGCCCTCGATCTTCTGAAAGTTCAGTACGTTTCTACCGATTTTCCTAAGTGCCAATTCTTTTAAATCATCCACATGAATAAAGGCCATCTAGCCCTACCTAGTATTCCATCAAAAATTTCATCAAGAAATATATGCCTACTGTTGCGACGAGCGAGTTCCAATTCATCTATAACAATAGTCAATCTATTTTATAAATGAATGATATTGGCCTGTAGAGATAATCACAACTACTCTGACTCCTTCCGGATACGTGCGATAAGGTCTCTATGCCTAAACAATACTGGTTTTATATCGTTATAGATTCTATGTGATGCCCCAATATTCTCTCCATCACTAATCGTGATCGTATCGTTCGAAGTTTTAACGGCCTTAGTTTTAGTGATATCTACACATTCATAAATGGCAGAGCTTCTTGAATTAACGCCACCGGTCCAATAATTAGCCTTCATCTTCGTGTCATGAGACAACTTCCTAAAATGTGTACAGCCCCTTGACGAAGACACTAGAGCGGCCTTTGCTTCTATCCATGTCAACATCATAGTACCGTCGAATATATAACCATCTTTAGAAAACACATCAAAGGTGTACGGAGAGGACGGGTCATCAATAACATTAAATTTCGGCGCAGTAGCACACCCAGACATGAAGCATAGAATAATAGCCAGTGCTGCTAATTTAGTGATTTTCATAAACTCTCCTGTTTGTATATTTTATAATTTAGAGATGTTTCAATAGCCTGTCCAATGATAGCTTTAGCTGAAAGCTTTGGTCTGCCATTTTGGGCTATGCCCTTACCACCATTGTACAGGTTTGCCGAATTATATGCAGACCCTACAAAAACCTGTTCAGCAGACGATCAAAAACGAATTTGACTGGTTAATTCCGATTGATCCTAACGAGGTATCTGCAACGGAAACCTAACACCAAGCCAAGGTGCGGCTCGGCAATTTCAATTATCGTACCAGTTATTCCACTCGGTATTTCTGAACCACCTACATTGAGTCTGTGTACAACACTATACATGTCTCAAAACAACCCTTTTGTGACATGTGTGGTATAATAAACCTTTATAGACAAAGGGCTTATGACTATGAATACCGCAGCAAAAAATGATCGTAATGTGACAAGTTTTACAAATCCATCTATTGATCGCTCAAAGGATAGGAATTTCATCACAGTAACTGAACTCGATTTATTATTAAAAGGCGCGTCCAAGACTCGTCATCCAATTCGAAACAAAGCAATATTACTTACTATGTTTTGGCACGGACTTCGCGTTACTGAGCTCTGCGAACTCAATCGAAATGATTTAGATGAAAAGAATGCTCGCTTGATTGTCAAACGACTAAAAAATAGCTTACCAACAACGCAGCCTATTCGCCCAGATGTTTTACGCAACTTGAAGAAGTATCTTAAGATACGTCAAAGCAATCAGAGATCACTATTTCTGAACGAGAGAAACGATCAGTTTGTGAGACGCGGAATTAACCACCTTTTAGAACAATGCTCAAAACTTGGCGGCTTACCCTTTCATGTTAATCCGCATATGCTTCGCCATGGATGCGGTTACGCTCTTGCTGAGTTAGGCCACGACACTCGATTGATACAAGACTACCTCGGTCATAAAAACATTCAGCACACCGTAATTTACACTCGCACATCAATTAAACGATTTGAGGCAATTTGGGACTAAATGGTAAATCTGAATTTTAATGCTGTTGCTTTTGAGCAAAAATTTCATCTGGGATATCTAGTGCGCTACATGGATACCATGGAGCTACAATTCAAGACTCTTTACAGCGAAACGAAAACCAAGGTTCATGAGGAGCTTAAGCAATCGGGCATAGATGAAAATAGTGAAGACTATCAACTAGAAATGTCTGTTATCGAACATCAGTTTGTTGATAAGTATCCTCAGATTTTCCGAGAACAAATGCTTGCCTCTATTTGAGGATTTATCGAGTCATCGGTATTTGATACCGCTGAATTTTTTAAAAGAAGGCTTGAACATAAATTGTCCCTAAAAGATACTCGCGCTAGAACACCTCAACAACAATGGAAGAAGTACTTCTCACATATTTTGAAGCTGAACTTGCAAATCGAAGCTAATCTTTCAGAGCGACTTAGTCGTATGCAAAAAGTACGCAACATTTTGGTTCACACTGGAGGACTGGAATATCAAATCAAAGAAGCAAATCGAGTCGAATTATTGAAAATAGTACCTTTAGAAGAAGGTTTAATCATCAGCGGATCAAATATTGAAATCGACCCCATTTATTTGAGAAACCAAACGGTGTCAGCTAAATCGGTCAATTCAATTTTGACAGATATGATGAAACACCCCGAACAATTCTAGCTCTAGTACTTCACTTAGGCCGCCATAATCTTATTCTAGAAAAATCAATCCCGTAATCCATAGCCTCTATCATTTCTGCTTTCTTAGCTAAACTCAAAGTATGCGTATATCCGCCCGTAATCGTAGTATGAGTATGCCCAACTAGCTCACCTATCCTAGACAATTCATAGCCTTGAGAATCCCACAGGTGCTGCACAGCGGTATGTCTAAAAGAATGAAAGACTTTCTTACTCTTCCCGATGTCTTCAATTCCGCATTTGCGCTTGTACGTATCTCGAAACCATCTACCTAACGCATGGTTGTGTTTTCCGTTTACTACCTTAATTTCTGGAAATAAGGCATTGCTACCTTGATTGATCACAGTCTCAACGTATCCAAGAAATCCTAGTTCAATCAACTTCGAATGTATTGGCACAACCCTTCTTGCGGCTGGTGTTTTAAGCTCCTTGTCTTCTTCTTCATTAATATCTATATACGTAACTACCCTGTGATCAATTTTTTCGTGCCGAATATCTGAAACCAGAAGTTGGCAAATTTCATTTGACCGTGCCCCAGTAAATAACGCTAACAGGGGGGCCCAATAATTGGATGCCTTTGTGTGCTTTCCCTTCAAGTACTCATCGCTATAAAATAACTTTTCTAGGTCACTTTTGTCGAAAGGTAGATATGGATTTTTTTCTTTAGTTGTAAATTCTTTCTCGATCGCCGTAGCAGAAATCGGATCGATATAACCCTTCTTGACGAACTCTTGTAAGAAGCTTCGAATAGTTCGCGCATACTCCTTCAGAGTATTTTTTGCCAAAGTATTATATGTGCCAAATTGTTGCTCAATAATCTGGTCAATACTCAGACCTTGATATCTTCCATTGTTTCTATTCGTAGGGATTTTTGGAAGAACCTCTACAAACTTCTCTACATCCCTATACGTTAACTCACATGATTGGCGGTCGCCCACATATTCGATAAATGTTTTCAAATAGCTTCTGTAAAGCTTAATCGTCCTCGGGTTAATTCCTTTTCGTTCCAATCTGGCTGAGTGCTTTTCAGCCAGATTACTTAGCAGTTCTGTTTGATTCGTGTTTTTTTGAATAGTCTCGTCATGCCTCTCACTACCCACCGCCATGTTAGTTTGGGCTCGATAGGCACTAAGATCAATTCCTTCAGACGAAACCCACTCCATAGCCACTCTTTCAGCTTCGGTCATTGACATCCAAAGATGCTCCCTCTCTAAAGCATCCCACTCAGCGATGGCATTATATCTTTCAGTAAAACTCAGAGCCGATCTAATCAACCCAGCCTCGTATAGCTCTTGATGCTGAGACTCTTCTTCAATTTGAAGAAATTCTTGATAGTCATTATTTGATTTGTCCGTTGAAGACTTGTCACCCATCATTAATTTCCTCTCAAGTGTGTTCCAATATCGACGAGCCAAATGGATTGCTTGACCTTTGTTTTTTGTCCTTAAAGATTTTCTAAATAAAGGCGGTTTTAAACCCAGTTTTGTCGCTTCAGATATAGAGATTCTTATCTGGAAATAATACACACCATGCTTAGTCTTAGTAATGTATGAACCTTGCCTGCGAGTCATAGTAACAGACCCCAGTAACAGACCATAGGAAATCTGTCGTCACCTAAAAGCGCAACCGTTGATTTTAAAAGGTTTTTTTGGTGTAAAGTGGTGGCTATGGGTGGACTTGAACCACCGACCCCAGCATTATGAATGCTGTGCTCTAACCAACTGAGCTACATAGCCATCTTTAACTTCTGCCGTCCTTTGGCGTTTTGAACATTTGTTTGGCCTGTTATTTGTTGGTCAAATACACGCTTATGTTCATTCTTAGCCAACAACCTGTAATGGTGTGTAGCTGAGAATTTAGAGGCGAGAAAATACACTTGCGCCGCCATTGAGTCAAGGCTTGATAACCGTTTTTGAGTGAAAATATTCAACTTTAGTTATTAATCAGGATTCGGTTAGCATTTGTAGTGTTTAAAGCGGCTTTATTGCG contains:
- a CDS encoding Panacea domain-containing protein; protein product: MNNIQKESISRTLEAFAYIAKRAPTHKRNMYNVLKVFYLADKLHMERYGRFIFDDTYSAMQRGPVPSAAYDLIKAIKAGSELPLSIESPVRFVEEHVLRAEREADEDLFSGSDLLCLDEVIALSETEDLGELSHDSAWEATQRNQLIPVEAILSTLQNSDALINLNQNRYN
- a CDS encoding ATP-dependent nuclease, with the translated sequence MQIVNVDIKNFRALKNVSVPIEKFSVLIGENDVGKTSFLIALETFFGVKKLSSSKDWYKDETDVDISIVITFKSFGDCDLIQPFLRDDGSVVINKLFKFNQNATWQAELSDNTVLTVPSNVQSKWFSSDNFHFIPVRRDLNIQFSMNKAAMLGKLLRARMKIAIEEQGSRTQLEEVIAVLRESLTEPRLDIEAFLREQLNNESFKVGFDELTIDPTEGVKFSISLSDDRASNINIEDRGAGTQSNLIIALFRLIAKTNVLGTFIFAMEEPENSLHPKAQRQLLSVIQEISENTQVIVTTHSPVFIDRSKYESNVLLSRTIQGNTVSRSFRADELSSVRDDLGIRASDALLKGGGNCALLVEGNTEEESFPTFLEMQGLSEFRLGIALINIGGSDNTKTSLIVDLLNSYDIPCVIVLDNDAQGTKSELEHRMAAGGLANIREIFVLSKGTIEDYFPPSIALEVFNSEFQPDPPLTDSDFDPNWSGDARISGYSALLWNRAKMGSKERIKQVLGAKGARLMQKNGDSLDPEIIAIIDKVNDVVEKSG
- a CDS encoding DUF2726 domain-containing protein, producing the protein MDSILIAAFTIVIVLIAFAIIVKQSPRKLQGAGNLQYQKLNILFTAAERSFLGVLKLSLTNKFEVFGKVRVADVITPRKGQDRSAWQKAFNKISSKHFDFIICDKDDLSPICAIELNDKSHNSKKGKERDRFLESACKSAGMPLVQIPAKATYQVTDINEVLSAHLPQIESIKAKIAPEFAGRKSAPEIASVKSTSEKVCPKCSSSMAMKIAKKGKNVGKEFWACSAFPKCRHIEAKDGK
- a CDS encoding tyrosine-type recombinase/integrase, which gives rise to MNTAAKNDRNVTSFTNPSIDRSKDRNFITVTELDLLLKGASKTRHPIRNKAILLTMFWHGLRVTELCELNRNDLDEKNARLIVKRLKNSLPTTQPIRPDVLRNLKKYLKIRQSNQRSLFLNERNDQFVRRGINHLLEQCSKLGGLPFHVNPHMLRHGCGYALAELGHDTRLIQDYLGHKNIQHTVIYTRTSIKRFEAIWD
- a CDS encoding site-specific integrase, whose amino-acid sequence is MTRRQGSYITKTKHGVYYFQIRISISEATKLGLKPPLFRKSLRTKNKGQAIHLARRYWNTLERKLMMGDKSSTDKSNNDYQEFLQIEEESQHQELYEAGLIRSALSFTERYNAIAEWDALEREHLWMSMTEAERVAMEWVSSEGIDLSAYRAQTNMAVGSERHDETIQKNTNQTELLSNLAEKHSARLERKGINPRTIKLYRSYLKTFIEYVGDRQSCELTYRDVEKFVEVLPKIPTNRNNGRYQGLSIDQIIEQQFGTYNTLAKNTLKEYARTIRSFLQEFVKKGYIDPISATAIEKEFTTKEKNPYLPFDKSDLEKLFYSDEYLKGKHTKASNYWAPLLALFTGARSNEICQLLVSDIRHEKIDHRVVTYIDINEEEDKELKTPAARRVVPIHSKLIELGFLGYVETVINQGSNALFPEIKVVNGKHNHALGRWFRDTYKRKCGIEDIGKSKKVFHSFRHTAVQHLWDSQGYELSRIGELVGHTHTTITGGYTHTLSLAKKAEMIEAMDYGIDFSRIRLWRPK